From the genome of Triticum aestivum cultivar Chinese Spring chromosome 3B, IWGSC CS RefSeq v2.1, whole genome shotgun sequence, one region includes:
- the LOC123064682 gene encoding uncharacterized protein, with translation MDISTVSVRPSTIIGPRAAADCTSLRPGYPDWVLLNKTARISDQRNATTALCRTREGQAVAVSFWLVDPPAVSYFSVHCPGLEDDDFSDTPPFLLCAEGAFVLFCVTLDDSVYHFVYSARGIPGGRPSLHRLPDPKPRVEAFMSQQFGLLPCGNEHYAVAFLHHQWESSDQAWHYYAYIFSSETKAWKRSKEALLYISKSDQLLFDRHASSKQITVRESALGWVDLLRGILLLSNLFDERPVITYIPLPKLKACITDRNGYPSYAPEFFCDITCCDDLIKFVEIKFDEPNCRANGKAWKATTWNRKVSWDDWGRCSTVDVAEISVDPSYLSLLPELLNDETKQLEIKNLYFLNPTLSVDDDDLLYMMGKVNEEDDTAWVVVVDMKRAALEALVPVSIQPSYTVTMYCPCTFPKYYLNITPDIGSPVEKDKSDKWPQGRPSPNNSGSVQRKRRRKKKQARAADCWLEQPYLLYFVGCVLIAIFVKVFFHLSGM, from the exons ATGGATATCTCCACAGTTTCTGTCCGTCCCTCCACCATAATcggcccacgcgccgccgccgactgCACCTCCCTGCGCCCCGGCTATCCCGACTGGGTCTTACTCAACAAGACGGCGCGCATCTCCGACCAACGGAACGCGACCACCGCCTTGTGCCGCACGAGGGAGGGCCAAGCCGTCGCGGTGTCCTTCTGGCTCGTCGACCCGCCCGCCGTCTCCTACTTCTCCGTCCACTGCCCTGGTCTGGAAGACGACGATTTCTCCGACACCCCGCCCTTCCTTCTCTGCGCCGAGGGAGCCTTCGTCCTCTTCTGCGTCACCCTCGATGACTCCGTctaccacttcgtctactccgccCGAGGAATCCCCGGCGGGAGGCCGTCGCTGCACCGTCTCCCGGACCCGAAACCCAGGGTCGAAGCCTTCATGAGCCAGCAATTTGGCCTCTTGCCTTGCGGTAACGAGCACTATGCTGTGGCATTCCTCCATCACCAGTGGGAATCTAGTGACCAGGCTTGGCATTATTATGCCTACATCTTCTCCTCGGAGACAAAGGCATGGAAGAGAAGTAAGGAGGCCTTGCTCTACATATCCAAGTCTGATCAGTTACTGTTTGATAGACATGCCAGCTCCAAGCAGATCACTGTCAGGGAAAGCGCATTGGGATGGGTTGATCTCTTGCGTGGTATTCTTCTTCTTAGCAACCTGTTCGACGAGCGTCCTGTCATCACATACATACCGTTACCTAAATTAAAGGCTTGCATCACCGATAGGAATGGTTATCCTTCCTACGCGCCGGAATTCTTCTGCGATATAACATGCTGCGATGATCTGATCAAGTTTGTCGAGATAAAATTCGATGAACCGAATTGCAGGGCCAATGGTAAAGCATGGAAGGCCACCACATGGAACAGGAAGGTCTCTTGGGATGATTGGGGCAGGTGCTCCACAGTTGATGTTGCTGAAATCTCGGTTGACCCAAGTTATTTGTCATTGTTGCCTGAGCTTTTGAATGATGAAACCAAACAGCTGGAAATTAAGAACCTGTATTTCCTTAACCCCACCCTGAGTGTGGACGACGACGATCTCCTTTACATGATGGGCAAGGTGAACGAGGAAGACGACACAGCTTGGGTAGTCGTTGTTGACATGAAACGTGCGGCTCtggaggcattggtcccggtttctATCCAACCGTCATACACCGTTACGATGTACTGTCCGTGCACCTTCCCCAAGTACTACCTCAATATAACACCAG ACATTGGCAGTCCAGTTGAGAAGGATAAATCCGATAAATGGCCGCAAGGGAGACCCAGCCCCAATAACTCTGGAAGTgtgcagaggaagaggaggaggaagaagaagcaggcacGGGCTGCGGATTGCTGGTTGGAACAGCCATATTTGCTGTATTTTGTTGGCTGCGTATTGATTGCGATCTTCGTAAAAGTGTTCTTTCATCTGTCTGGAATGTAA